A single Candidatus Thermokryptus mobilis DNA region contains:
- a CDS encoding pyruvoyl-dependent arginine decarboxylase, whose translation MYVPTKMFLTKGVGRHKEKLTSFEMALRDAGIAQFNLVRVSSIFPPGCKIIPKNKGLEYLKPGQIVHVVISQESSNEPNRLIAASIGVAIPADSEQFGYLSEHHAFGQTDDKAGEYAEDLAATMLATTLGLEFDPNTSWDEREQVWKMSGKIVRTFNITQSAIVDKTGLWTTVVAAAVLIP comes from the coding sequence TTGTACGTCCCAACAAAAATGTTTTTGACCAAGGGAGTTGGACGACATAAGGAGAAATTAACAAGTTTTGAAATGGCTCTGCGTGATGCTGGGATCGCGCAGTTCAATCTCGTCCGCGTCTCAAGCATATTCCCACCCGGGTGTAAAATAATCCCCAAAAACAAAGGACTTGAATATCTCAAACCCGGTCAAATCGTCCATGTCGTCATAAGCCAAGAATCAAGCAATGAACCAAACCGATTAATAGCTGCTTCAATCGGGGTTGCCATCCCAGCCGATTCAGAACAATTTGGATATTTATCCGAGCATCATGCTTTCGGTCAAACTGACGACAAGGCGGGTGAATACGCTGAAGACCTCGCAGCTACGATGCTTGCGACAACACTTGGGCTTGAGTTTGACCCGAATACAAGTTGGGATGAACGCGAACAGGTTTGGAAAATGAGTGGGAAAATTGTCAGAACCTTCAATATAACACAATCAGCCATTGTAGATAAAACTGGATTATGGACGACAGTTGTAGCTGCTGCTGTTTTAATTCCTTAA